DNA from Danio aesculapii chromosome 10, fDanAes4.1, whole genome shotgun sequence:
TAAATCCAGGATAGCATCATACTTAGCAAAATCATGCTGTGTACATTAAGCAGGTGCTGCATACACGTTTTTATTTAAAGGAAAGAtgcataaaattatattaaacaggCCAAATCCTGCTCAGAATTAATATTCAaaatttgagtttgttttttacagtttaattctAAAAAAGCTTATTGAAAGGCTAAATCGTTGCTTAAGCCTTAAGGCATTCAAATAAAAAAcagagaaatgcattaaaaactaTAATATCATCCAAGACTCTGCaggtgaaaaagaaaaaactaatatcATACCCCCCACCCTAGTTGATGATATTAacaactgtaaacatgtttagtaTTACATGTTTTCTGAAAagctgtttaaatatgcaaatgaggcattaattcattaaatatgtgcatcatttctagcacaaaaatctgaatattgcactagaaaaaaatactgggttccacacgattctttcatgttgttccaacacaaatcgattaagggtgctttcacacctgttttgttctgaaatgttgcactttgtacttggtgctgttcgctttcacacagcaaagttctaaaccaggggtcgggaaccttttttcggcaaagagccatttcagattttttttatcaaatgcttttttttaaagagccattgggggggggggtgtaaatagtaaaaccttttttatattttgtttatttatttatttataaacaaaacgtTCATTTATGTCCATGAACAATTCAAAAATAATAgagttttttagatgtttttttctttttgccctcGCCACTCATGAATGAATTGGTGTCACAATTTAAGTTAAACCACAGGGCCACACAAGAGCATTAGTTGAAATGTCTATTTATTGTAAAttgagtttttattctttttgctgtaaaaatgtgatATAAAGGGAATtgcaattgtattttcaataggaaactgatttctagtcacagttatgattttttaaactttaaaatactactgtagagagacagctggagagccacatatttttggtgaaagagccacatgtggctcccctgttctaaacggaccaaaagtgctaaaacaagtcacgtttgagtaaactctcctcacattggtcagagtttcacagtttattttacagagtcctgctcagctgtcatgAGTCTTTTTTTTATGGTGatgagcaacaagacattataagcggaaagctgtgctttaattctgaatggtgacacccacagacatcgtcaccattgataaataaaaaggaagactttctcatacagagcccttggcttgaattatgcattatagcctttacattatagagagaaataacagataaaccaagactgcagttcggtcactATTCCTAACAGATAagcagctctcgttaatagttcagtatattttcactttcatatttgacatgaaatgcacaattaccggtaggaatgacatcccgccctactcataattctctcttcatatagccgtatatatccctaatacatatccataatacactgtgatatagcggggctcggatcgttttgctttctcactacaatcgatccgcttcagagtttgtttcaatcgagccgagactatctcattcaggcgatctcggaccaattgttttggcgcggatccgagtgcgattgctggattcacgtatgccaaacgaaccgcactaACTAGGAAAACCAtacaggttccaaaacaaaagtctaggtgtgaaagtacCCTAAGTTAACTTTATCAtcatttttagaaatttaagaggattgaacataaaagcaATAAGGTTGTCCACCGCCaaaataagaattgtgttgtttcagctcattttaaataaatagtttgaacaagcagcaaaacctttttggaacaagtcaagactgaataaaatacatgttttaaaaaaataaatttttttttttgcatattagcATCAAAAGGTTTTAGAGAGGAAATTTTGGGAACCTCTTTCAAAGTCTCCAGAATTCAGAAAATACTGCGAGAAAGAATGAACAAGCTTTTTGGATCTCTCATCTTtctgtaaaaaccttcagaatttGGATATGTTTGGCGTTTTTAAGTgttgctgaagtggagatttacagCTCAGTACAGCAGAAATAAATATTAACTTAGAAACTGCCCTTTAGAAATATGCACTGTAATTGATATCTACAAACACTAATTGTCAAAGTGCagcaaaacaaacaagtaaatgtgTATATGGATGGTTTCTTTCCAACAAACTGGACAAAAATTAAGCCAAACTTATAACAAAGCCAAAAACCTCAAAATTGAATGCTGCATGAaacataaaaccaaaatatttcaaaCTAACCTTCCACATGGAGACACTGCTGCATGCGAGTTTGTCATCTGATTGGTGTTGATAGTGGCTAAAACCTCTCCCTTCAGGTCCCAGATCACAATTTGTGTGTCAACAGAGGCAGACATGATAAATTTGCCTGAAAATAGGACATAAAACCAGCAATCAAGTCTCAAACAAGCATTGCGTTATATTTAGATTTAACCATTTCTTAAGATGAACAAATGTCTCATGGGTTTGGAATGGTGAATGATTAAtagcagaattttcttttttggggggtgaactaaccctttaagactGTAAGAAATTAAGTCTGCCTGACTCAGCTACCACTCTAAATGGTGTGTTGATGCTCATTTCCCAAAAGGGCCGGATTATGATAAAGACAAGTCAACAATTTGTTGTCTCTGCACTATTTAGAAATAATTGTAGGTAGAATGGGGATAGTTGTGGACACAGAGAGCCGTCTCATACAATGGGGTGTCAAATCTGCATTAACATACAGAACACAGCTATGACAACAGCCAATGAGCAACTACATTTACATATAAAGGCAGTAAattaaaactgcataaaaagTTTGAGTTTAAGAATGTTCAGGGTTCATTCTGACTCCGCTGAACCCAGGGTACTGCCGTGTACTTTGAGACTGCTATGCTGAATAAACATCTTCAATAAGATCTTCTATGACATCATAGTTTTGATTTCAGGAGCACTTCACTGACCCGTCTCAGCAATTCCAATGTTGATGATCACTCCCTTGTGTTTCTGAGGGAAATCTCCAGGGGCGGCTTTGAAATTGAATGTCCCATCATCCTTTTTGACCATCTTATAGATACGAATGGTCTCTCCATTAGCCAACCAGGTGATAAAAGCTCTAgggacaaaaaacaaaacagtcagCAGCACGAACAAACAATCCAGAAAGGAAGAGACCTTATAAAGGCTAGCCGTACCGGGAATCTGGGCTGAAACGGACAAGCGTGGCGTGGTCAAACTCGATGTTGGCTCGCAAGCACTTGTGATCTCGGTCCAGGAAGTCTTTAGTGCTCCAGATCCTGATGGTTCGGTCATCTGAGCAAGACGCAAGATATTTGCCATTGCTGCTAAAGTCCAGGCAGGTCACGTGGCCACTGTGACTCTAGAAGGGGGAAATGAAAAACAGATTAACggacccttttcacaacactGTTGTGAAGCGTTtaagtcatcataatcttaaatccttaacTTTGAATGTTTGGATTTGTATTAAAAAAcgcatgtacatttatatgtatttatgtatgtattatatcatcttcgcaccaaattacaaaaaactaattatcgCTTGTGCGAGGCGTTTcaaatgcagtgtctatgggggcaggacagtaaatttgacgtagTTCTctcgttatcagtctcacactttttttgtttttctgaaagtcttgagaACACAATCGTGGAGTTctgcttttattatttgagcaaatacgattgtaacaaaattattattgtactctcccattcactgcactttaGGTTTACCCAACTATAATGACGTTTGCTACTGAGAAACTAGGATATGTGAAAAGGGTTCATATACAAGACTTTGACATGCATTTGAAGATTTGCTTTGAAAGCTTTACATCTGAAATAAGACAATGTATTGATAATTAATTATACAGtcaatgtataaatatgtatatttaaccCTAATGGCTTAATATGGGGTCAAGGACGACTCATTTTggtgttaaatttaatttacaaaaattgtattTACAAAACTGATTTAATACACAAAGTATGTTAAATTCAAGTAAAGAATAGTCAAATCTAGAGGcaattttatatgtatgtatgtatgtatgtatgtatgtgtatatatatatatatatatatatatatatatatatatatatatatatatatatatatatatatatatatatatatatatatatatatatatataaaaataaaaattcatgatCTCTTAAACAGTCTTAAATATGtcaaatgatttttgttttaaatatgcttgATTCTAGTTGTTTTTGGACTGAATAACTGAATAAGAATCTTCTGTTtatcatggtaaaaatgtattagtatCAAAATATgttgctataaataaataaacaaatgaataaatataattgttGCAATATAACTTTGCACACTTTTAAAAATCAgcagtacatttattttattgtgttgatGCTTGAAAAGCTCATTTCATTTTTGACCTGCACATGAATATTTGCCATATTCTGTAGAATAGTTTGTCAATTAAATAACCATCTAAAACGTTTAACTGTGGTTAAGGTTAAGACTGTTTAATTATACTTCTCATTATTAAAAGCGGGCGGCAcagttgcgcagtgggtagcacgtttgcctcacagtctccccgtgttcgcgtgggtttcccccacaagtataggtgaattgggtaagctaaattttccgtggtgtgtgaatgagtgtgtctcGATGTATTATGCCAgtaataggttgcagctgaaagggcatccgctgcgtaaaaacatgtgctggatacgttggcggttcattccgctgtggtgaccccagattaataacgggactaagccgaaaagaaaattaatgaattattaaaagcaAATTTGGGGCAAATGTCCATTTTAGCCactatattattaaaattacagttttatatattactatacaaaaataaaaaaagttttttcccATTGTGCAAAGTTCTCCAGTGTAAACTAACCTTCATGTTAAAAACATTGTGtttcttcatttttttgtaaaattgcaGAGCGTGGAAGtaaaacaatctaaaaaaaacagcatttggtGTAAACATTAATCTTTTGTAACTTCTAAAATTCATCACtttcactgtaaataaattctGTGCCGAATAAACTCATTCATTTCTTTGACTTCTTAATTTTACTGGTAGCCCTTGACGTGCTCTGCCAGAAGATGACgtcatgtgtttattattatatatcaatCTGGAGATTTCAGCAGCAAGAATCACCTTGAGAGCGGAGGCCAGGAGCTGGTGTGTGAAGGTGTGCTGCTGCGGTCTCTCTTTACGGGGACgctgctgttgctgctgtttCTGCTTTCTGGAAGGAGCTTTTGCTGTGTTTTCCTCCACTGTAACATTATACAGCAGTTTAATTATGAAGGCATGATATTATAAAACTATAAACCACTATCCAACCTGACACTATAAAACCATAAACCACTTTCCAACCTGAACGACTTactgaatattaatttaaaacatcaTCACTAACAGTGTTGAGTAAAatgttatagttatattataGGTATATATTCATGTGTTGTAAGCCTatcttactttttaaaaatgtatataacataacacatactttcacattactttccttaaaaatgaactatataCCTCAATTTGCTAATTGAAAAGGTGACTTTAGATTATAACATATTCATTTATTGGGGAAAAGTGGGTTTTAAACTTGCACATTCGGACttcattattaatattgtcagtaaagtattctttgcaaattctaaatagggaagtcatattagcagccaatgactagcAAAGTACAAGTGTTCACAGTCAATTGAACAGTGCAAGTGTTTTTGCAAGTCATATTTAAatgcgatttcagaccaaatattttaaataacatggtaaacaatatagggagcatgtcacaagttgacactttgttaaaaaaaattacaaatgtgcgaatataaaaaccaactttaactttatattaatttataaattaatatattttaaattaataattttataactttatatttattaatttttcttcattttaattaagaaatttaaggaaattttgtAATCTACCCATCCTTGAGTTGTTCCAAACAAGTTTGAGTGTTTAAGTTCTGTTAAACAAACAAGATGAAATACTGAAGCATGTTGGAAACCTGAAACCATCgctttttttatagtattttatttagttgtcactttaataaaaaaaatgaatgaatgtccaaatataaaccaattttacctcaattTTTAGTTTTCCTTAATTTTAATTAAGAAATTTATTTaagggttagtttacccaaaaacgaaaaacatgtattttattcattcttgacttgttccaaacaagtttgagtgtttttgttcttttgaacacacaaaatatactgaagcatgttggaaacctgtaaacatcgacctccatagtatttttaaGGAGTTGCCACTTTGTtcaaaacatttactaatgtcaaaatataatttaattaagaattttaagggttagttcacccaaaaacagaaATTAATCTGCTCATCCTTGAGTTGTTCCAAACAAGTTTGAGTGTTttagttctgttgaacacaagaagatatactgaagaataatggaaacctgtacccattgactttcatagtatttgtttttccatagtACTTTTTAAATAGTTGTCACTTGAATGACTGAACCAATGTCTGAATAtaaaactttacctcaattattaGTTTTCTCTACTAATGTTTTAGTGACAGAtattattcacccaaaaatgaaaattcactcacCATATCAAacctttatgttttttattttattttgaaaaagcctgtaaccattgacttccgtagtatgaaaaacaaatgctatggaagtcaatggttacaggttcccaTCCTCTTTTAAATATCTTTTGCGTTCAACACTAAAGagtcaaactggtttgaaacaagtgaaggctgacagatttgtttcattttggtgtgaactatcctttaaagtTTGTAAATGAGAATGAAAAACACTCACCAGGGGAGTCTTTCTTCGGTTCAGATAATTCGCTTTTCTGTCTGCCAACCGCGACGGCCACCAACACCACCAGCGCGCCTATCAGTAGCGACAGAGCAAAGATCGCTGCAAACTCCATCTTGGAGGGCTTTGTGCCACGTTAACACTCCTGACACAGGTAAACAGACTAGCATATAAGATATAAGGCTCGCTGTATGGCAGAAGGTCTGCGTTTTCTGTAACTCGAGTCGCACTTAGTTCACTTCACTCCAGTGACCCGCTGGCAGCTTTACCTCTGACTGTGCCGGTGCATCAAACTTCCCAGTCTGACTTGACAATctctgtatatatttaaaaaattgcagCACCTATTAAATAAGTTGTCTGTATGAAATAACTCCTCATAAGGAGGTTGTTGTCTGAAAGAATGAATTAAATTACTCGGGATCGAGTGCCAGATGGCTAATCAGCACTGCGCGTGCGTACAAGTCATACAATTCTCTCCTTCCTTGTTGAGTGAAGGAGTTCAGGCGAAAGTTCGAGCTGTTAGCGACTCTAGCGGTTTGGAGTCTCAGCAGAAATTTATTCaagggttagttcaaccaaaaattgaACTAatgtcatttacttatttatcctTGAGTTGTTCCAAACAAGTTtgattgtttttgttctgttgaacacacaagaagatatgctgaagaatgttggaaacctgtaaccatcgacttccatagtatttgtttttcttaatggttactggtttcgAACGTTCTTCaatgtatcttcttttgtgtaaaaaataCTGTTCTGAAACaatggatgagtaaatgattaatgaattatatatatttctcatcCCTTTAATGACCCTTAACAAATTTCATGATATGTTTTTGCATTTGGATCATGCACAATACTTGTAGACCAGCAATCACAGAACTTTCCGTTTGGTCATTTTTTGATGGCAACCAAATAAGAACGTTCTGGAAACATTCtcttttttggtaaaaaaaatctaaagtccTCCGAACGTTGCTTTTATTGTAACATCTTAAAAGGCAACTTCAAGTAAACATTCTCCTAGCCTAGCGAGAATGTTCTATTTACGTAAATAAACCTCTCTTGCATAACCGCTGACATATTATTGTCAAAAATTTCCCTTGTCCCTCGTTTATTTACAGGTGATATTATATGTACTTCGTTTACATCTTATCAATTATTTCAAGTCCAACACAACTAAGTCCAGGTCCATACATGCATTTATTAGGACAAttcatttttcttaaaaaaagaaaagaaaaaaatacaatttagaaAATAATTCCAGTTTGCACGTACAATACAATCTATCCAGGTATTAGATTTCTATTCATTTACTCTTTTTGACATCATTGATCCACATGTGCTACAGAATGACATCgtacaacaaataaaactttgtCCTTATTCTCAAAAACGGGAAATCCTGCTTCctcttaaagggacggttcactgcaaaaatgttaaatgtaatcaCAATTTACTTACCTTGAAGTGGCTCcaaatctttctttttctgttaaactaaaaacaagttattttgaaaaatattggaaACCAGTATCCATTGATACCATTGTATTTCTTTCCTACTACAGATGTCAGTGTCTACCAGttctcaacattcttcaaaatatcttttgttatattttatattaataatattttatgttcaacagaaaaaaaggaaatgaaataGATTTGCATTAAATAGagagtgagtaaacgatgacacaACTGTCATTTTCAGGTGAACGATCCCTTTCAAAGTTCATTTAATGCATTCATCGACCTACGAAAGAAGATCATCTCCCATAATCTAAATAATGTGCAGTTCTTCTTTTAAATCAACTCAAATTAAACCTTTAGagaaacactccactttgttGGGAaattggctcattttacaactagAGTTACCccagttggtaacactttataataactacacactatgaattatttattaagcattagcaaatagtaaattcattatttcttaagtattaactctacattaataaacgttagtaagcagtttataactgcagatgcaaatgctctattcttgacctATAAGTAcaaattgtactttcatactttgttactaatttttcatgactaaataaagtacattatttacaaatcatttgtatttaagagtagtttgggtttttaatatcattcagcatgagttagtaaatgattaataaactattcaaatcaacattcataaattatattattcaggcatacattactagttaatttgtatgataataaatgctttaataactCGACTTGATTCAgctttgtgacctaatctaaagtgaggactatttacgctttataaatccctaatacATGACAATTAAACgcttggtatcaaatgaacaatacatctttgcaatcctatctaaaaaataaaattactgtaaagtttaaacattgctgaataacaggaatgtcaaaatacaacataaaattggataaaccaacaacaatataataatttaacaatatattacgATACATTTCAGTGTTATTCAGCGATGTTAAAACTGTTCAGTCATTTTACTTTAGTtcagattgcaaagatttatttttcacttgatggtttcatttgtgtatcttcaaatgaataaagtcatttacTGTCTTTTGTTCCTGTGTAGAATATAAacgagcctttaattgtcatttaggGATTTGTAAatcataaatagtcctcactagattaggtcacaaaactggatgaagttgagttaataaagcatttataaacatgagaatgaactattattatatgcctgaataataagatatataaatgttaatttgaatttattaataatttgctCAAGCACTCTGAATAACCTTTAAAAACCTGCAATTTTTCTCaattaactggtttgtaaataatgcaatacttaatttagtaatgaaaaaataataattaacaaagtataaaaacaATCAAGCGcattatatatgtgtttataagtcaagaatagagcatttgtatctgcagttataaactgctaactaacatctgttaatgtagaggtaatgcttaacagatattGAATTCACTAttagctaatgcttaataaatgattcatagtttgtagttattattaagtgttaccaaatgtttgttttaccatttttgaatccattcagccgatctctgctTCCCTTTttagaacacttttagcttagcttagcataaatcattgaatcggattagaccattagcatctcactctaaaatgaccaaagagttttgataattattCCCATTTAAAAGCTTGACACTTCTgcagttacatcatgtactaagactgaagGAAAATCAAAAGTTGCTATTTAGTCTATAAAAATATTCTTGCTAATTATTTAATTctaattatattacaatattattaattataatatttaattctaATTATCTTTATTTTCCTTCAGACTTAATACACGATGAAAGATAGAAAACaatagaagagtcaagcttttaaTTTCAAAATCACCTAAACGcttcatttttgagcgagatgctaatgatctaatctgatttcattatttatgctaagcttagttaaaagtgctcccaccagacccaaaCATCGGCTAAATTAATTCAAAAGTgataaaactcaaatgtttaactctaaggcagtgtttctcaaccatgttcctggaggaccaccatctctgcacattttccaggtcTCCTTAACCAAGCACACctcattcagatcatcagctcattagcagagagcGAAAGACCTGTAATGTGTTAGACTGACAAAagaaacatccaaaacatgcagtgttggtggtcgttccaggaacgtggttgagaaacactgctgtagggGCCTTGTAATTTCCAAaataagtggagtgtttctttaacaaACAGAAGTGCTCAATTACGATCACATTGGTCCAAATCAACTTCCGGAAATCTGACCTTAGCTCTAATAGATCTTCAAGTCTCAGTAG
Protein-coding regions in this window:
- the tbl2 gene encoding transducin beta-like protein 2, giving the protein MEFAAIFALSLLIGALVVLVAVAVGRQKSELSEPKKDSPVEENTAKAPSRKQKQQQQQRPRKERPQQHTFTHQLLASALKSHSGHVTCLDFSSNGKYLASCSDDRTIRIWSTKDFLDRDHKCLRANIEFDHATLVRFSPDSRAFITWLANGETIRIYKMVKKDDGTFNFKAAPGDFPQKHKGVIINIGIAETGKFIMSASVDTQIVIWDLKGEVLATINTNQMTNSHAAVSPCGRFVASCGFTPDVKVWEVCFGKSGEFREVARAFDLKGHSAGVYSFDFSNDSRRMVTVSKDGTWKLWDTDVEYKKKQDPYLLRTVPCKVSEGSRIALSPDGRVVAISNICDIAMYNATTGELEEEFHSVHNGEITDLKFDINNRFLVSTGDRVVRVFHNVTGYRAAIQDMQTMLKKASNDGVRQRLRQQITDAQSALDTVLNAAKN